One window of Desulfarculus baarsii DSM 2075 genomic DNA carries:
- a CDS encoding HDIG domain-containing metalloprotein, with amino-acid sequence MTDELFQPITADTPLPSLAEIMAMWEAHAMLDNIRAHSRVVRDVALRVADWLVAGGLRLNLPAIEAGALLHDIAKTPCLGSDRRHDIEGALMVAQAGYPALSWLVRYHVRLPKDHPIDESAVINYADKRVRHDEVVSLDLRYDYFIEHYGRGVPEYLERIEQGRLKAHRAEARLFSLMKDNHRPEEITRLWREGAL; translated from the coding sequence ACGCCCCTGCCCAGCCTCGCCGAGATCATGGCCATGTGGGAGGCCCACGCCATGCTCGACAACATCCGCGCCCACTCGCGGGTGGTGCGCGACGTGGCCCTGCGCGTGGCCGACTGGTTGGTCGCGGGCGGCCTGCGCCTTAACCTGCCGGCCATCGAGGCCGGGGCCCTGTTGCACGACATCGCCAAGACCCCCTGCCTGGGCAGCGACCGCCGCCACGACATCGAAGGCGCGCTGATGGTGGCCCAGGCCGGCTATCCGGCCCTGTCGTGGCTGGTGCGCTATCACGTGCGTCTGCCCAAGGATCACCCCATCGACGAGTCGGCGGTGATCAACTACGCCGACAAGCGCGTGCGGCACGACGAGGTCGTCTCGTTGGATCTGCGCTACGATTATTTTATCGAACACTATGGCCGGGGCGTGCCCGAGTATCTGGAGCGCATCGAGCAGGGCCGCCTCAAGGCCCATCGCGCCGAGGCCCGGCTTTTTTCGCTGATGAAGGACAACCACCGCCCGGAGGAGATCACCAGGCTGTGGCGGGAGGGGGCGTTATGA
- a CDS encoding D-alanine--D-alanine ligase family protein translates to MSARRPRIAVIMGGDSSERPVSLKSGGAVAQALDPGKYHVVTYDPPSDLLRLVDDADSLDAALIMLHGRGGEDGCMQGLLDLLGVPYQCAGVLGCALAMNKVMAKERFRQFGLPVADDFVFEAGQPGVVEEALLRLGLPLVIKPACEGSSFGVTICQRPEQVGPAIVEASAKDSLILAEKCIIGRARSPAG, encoded by the coding sequence ATGAGCGCGCGACGGCCGCGCATCGCGGTGATCATGGGCGGCGATTCCTCGGAGCGGCCGGTTTCTCTCAAAAGCGGCGGGGCCGTGGCCCAGGCCCTGGACCCGGGCAAGTATCACGTCGTCACCTACGACCCGCCCAGCGATCTGCTGCGCCTGGTCGATGACGCCGACAGCCTGGACGCGGCCCTGATCATGCTCCACGGCCGGGGCGGCGAGGACGGCTGCATGCAGGGCCTGCTGGACCTGCTGGGCGTGCCCTATCAGTGCGCGGGCGTGTTGGGCTGCGCGCTGGCCATGAACAAGGTGATGGCCAAGGAGCGCTTTCGCCAGTTCGGCCTGCCGGTGGCCGATGATTTCGTCTTCGAGGCCGGCCAGCCCGGCGTGGTCGAGGAGGCCCTCCTGCGTCTGGGCCTGCCGCTGGTGATCAAGCCCGCCTGCGAAGGATCGAGCTTTGGCGTGACGATTTGCCAGCGGCCCGAGCAGGTCGGCCCGGCCATCGTCGAGGCCTCGGCCAAGGACAGCCTAATTTTGGCCGAAAAGTGCATCATCGGCCGCGCGAGATCACCTGCGGGGTGA
- a CDS encoding D-alanine--D-alanine ligase family protein yields MHHRPREITCGVIGEPDPKPLPLVEISPGPGHAFFDYQAKYTPGASREVCPAPLDAALTARIQELGVLAHQALGLRRYSRADFILGPDGPVLLEVNTIPGMTETSLLPQAAAAAGMDYAALVEALLQLALQSGGKLARKER; encoded by the coding sequence GTGCATCATCGGCCGCGCGAGATCACCTGCGGGGTGATCGGCGAGCCCGATCCCAAGCCCTTGCCGCTGGTGGAGATCTCGCCGGGGCCGGGGCATGCGTTTTTCGACTACCAGGCCAAGTACACCCCCGGCGCCAGCCGCGAGGTCTGTCCGGCGCCGTTGGACGCGGCGCTCACCGCCCGCATCCAGGAGCTGGGCGTGTTGGCCCACCAGGCCTTGGGTTTGCGACGCTATTCACGGGCCGACTTCATCTTGGGGCCCGATGGCCCGGTGCTTTTGGAGGTCAACACCATCCCCGGCATGACCGAGACCAGCCTGCTGCCCCAGGCGGCGGCGGCGGCGGGCATGGATTACGCCGCCCTGGTCGAGGCCTTGCTGCAATTGGCCTTGCAATCGGGCGGCAAATTGGCCAGAAAAGAAAGATAG
- the trmFO gene encoding methylenetetrahydrofolate--tRNA-(uracil(54)-C(5))-methyltransferase (FADH(2)-oxidizing) TrmFO, translating into METLFVIGGGLAGCEAALQAAEAGVQVRLIEMKPARMSPAHHDPRLAELVCSNSLRNDQPSSAVGLLKLELEIMGSRLMAAARQSAVPAGKALAVDRGRFAELVDQQVRNHPRIKLIGQEAVAPPEDAPCILASGPLTDGALAQWLAQRAGAAHLHFYDAIAPIVTRESVDMDHAFWGDRWAEPGQGDYLNCPLDRQQWAAFYAALTAAENVALHDFESPRFFEGCLPIEVMAARGEQTLLFGPMKPVGLHRPGQPGRFHAVVQLRKEDAEGRLLNMVGFQTKLTHQSQLRVFRLIPALAHAEFARLGSIHRNSFVDAPRVLDAFMRLRTAPNVFVAGQLAGVEGYVESMAAGLLCGLNAARLLKGQQPLRPPATTALGGLLAHLANDQTKDFQPSNVNFGLLPPLGGKKIPKKDRGALLARRAMQDLLAWLGDQGLTPAKAAPPL; encoded by the coding sequence ATGGAAACCCTCTTCGTCATCGGAGGCGGCCTGGCCGGCTGCGAGGCCGCCCTGCAAGCGGCCGAGGCCGGCGTGCAGGTGCGCCTGATCGAAATGAAGCCAGCGCGCATGTCGCCGGCCCATCACGACCCGCGCCTGGCCGAGCTGGTCTGCTCCAACTCGCTGCGCAACGACCAACCCAGCAGCGCCGTGGGCCTTTTGAAGCTGGAGCTGGAAATCATGGGCTCGCGGCTGATGGCCGCCGCCCGCCAGAGCGCCGTGCCGGCCGGCAAGGCCCTGGCCGTGGACCGCGGCCGCTTCGCCGAGCTTGTCGACCAGCAGGTCAGAAATCATCCGCGCATCAAGCTGATCGGCCAGGAGGCCGTCGCCCCGCCCGAGGACGCGCCGTGCATCCTGGCCAGCGGCCCGCTGACCGACGGGGCCCTGGCCCAGTGGCTGGCCCAGCGCGCCGGGGCCGCCCATCTGCACTTCTACGACGCCATCGCCCCCATCGTCACCCGCGAATCCGTGGACATGGACCACGCCTTCTGGGGCGACCGCTGGGCCGAGCCCGGCCAGGGCGATTACCTCAACTGCCCCCTGGACCGCCAGCAGTGGGCCGCCTTCTACGCAGCCCTGACCGCCGCCGAAAACGTAGCCTTGCACGACTTTGAATCACCACGTTTTTTCGAGGGCTGCCTGCCCATTGAGGTCATGGCCGCCCGGGGCGAACAGACCCTGCTCTTTGGCCCGATGAAGCCCGTGGGCCTGCACCGGCCGGGCCAGCCGGGCCGCTTTCACGCCGTGGTGCAACTGCGCAAGGAAGACGCCGAGGGCCGGCTGCTGAACATGGTCGGCTTTCAAACAAAGTTGACCCACCAGTCACAACTGCGCGTGTTTCGCTTGATCCCGGCCCTGGCCCACGCCGAGTTCGCCCGCCTGGGCTCGATCCACCGCAACAGCTTTGTCGACGCGCCCCGCGTGCTCGACGCCTTCATGCGCCTGAGAACCGCGCCAAACGTCTTCGTGGCCGGCCAACTGGCGGGGGTGGAGGGCTACGTGGAGTCCATGGCCGCCGGGTTGCTCTGTGGCCTCAACGCCGCGCGCCTGCTCAAGGGCCAGCAGCCGCTGCGCCCGCCGGCCACCACCGCCCTGGGCGGGCTGTTGGCCCATCTGGCCAACGACCAGACCAAGGACTTCCAGCCCAGCAACGTCAATTTCGGCTTGCTGCCGCCGCTGGGCGGCAAAAAGATACCCAAGAAAGACCGTGGCGCGCTCTTGGCCCGCCGGGCCATGCAAGACCTGCTGGCTTGGCTGGGCGACCAAGGCCTGACGCCGGCCAAGGCCGCCCCGCCCTTGTGA
- a CDS encoding PAS domain-containing sensor histidine kinase has translation MGEIAKTINRLAEEYRFVLAGANGLPHQVRSLLGITGSYFGADAGALAMWQTGAQLAVCSTWAFTQAQAKRMRRVFGAPPVCPGEPLARIGARLLAPQEPVDSGWLALDQYVSTLNQRNYLGVLPLPWAQGSGACFLVFKQQPQWDEEEARAGANVLILSLSSAFNRSLAVRHSDDYRRIFQYSRDMIYISSRDGRWVDVNEAGVKMLGYDSVEEVLAEPDLGKAAYFKPQDRAAFMEAIERDGYVLDYEVAFKRKDGTPIDVAITSQVREIDGKVVGYEGIIKDITRRKRAEVRAAQQQRMLESILEVMPVAVFVLDRDHTVRYWNRACEELTGWNKSDILETDRVWEVFHRPRGVSLADVILDGDNERLQKFYSKERLRPSPLAEDAWEAEAHFGNLGGKARELFFTAAPLKDSGGQIIGAVEAIVDSSQIKKLERRLAESEALYRTLVESNREGICLQDDQRIIFANSSFMEMFGLSDVGGVRGGILELLDPGCKKEYLQWMRAVWSEDGCDRVFEGQGLRDGLPFDLEITVGATEHGSRPAWLFNVRDVTFRKAIEEQLIRSERLAATGKLAFDVAHEVNNPLGGILTYAHLMAEDMGEASELYPMVEKIIKLTNRCRIIVRGLLDFARRDEPQKEAMDINRVLKETLSLMEGHMILRNVQVVEDFDQGLPYFYGHRSKLEQVFLNMLVNAAEAMEGRGRLDIRTMAHNGGAIEIQFADSGPGMDEEAVGRVFEPFYTTKGRGRGTGLGLSISHGIIKQHGGTIAVESVKGLGTTFRIVLPRQGDEVITERCFT, from the coding sequence TTGGGAGAAATTGCCAAAACAATCAACAGGTTGGCCGAAGAATACCGTTTCGTGCTGGCGGGGGCCAACGGCCTGCCGCACCAGGTGCGCAGCCTGCTGGGCATCACCGGGTCGTACTTTGGCGCCGACGCGGGGGCTTTGGCCATGTGGCAGACCGGGGCCCAACTTGCCGTCTGTTCCACGTGGGCCTTCACCCAAGCCCAGGCCAAACGCATGCGCCGCGTCTTCGGCGCGCCGCCGGTTTGCCCCGGCGAGCCCCTGGCGCGCATCGGCGCGCGCCTGCTGGCGCCTCAAGAGCCGGTGGACTCGGGTTGGCTGGCCTTGGATCAATACGTATCCACGCTAAACCAGCGCAATTATCTCGGTGTGTTGCCCTTGCCATGGGCCCAGGGCAGCGGCGCGTGTTTTCTGGTTTTCAAGCAGCAGCCCCAGTGGGACGAGGAAGAGGCCCGCGCCGGGGCCAACGTGCTCATCCTGAGCCTTTCCAGCGCCTTCAACCGCAGCCTGGCCGTGCGCCACAGCGACGACTATCGGCGCATATTCCAGTATTCCCGCGACATGATTTATATCTCCAGCCGCGATGGCCGCTGGGTCGACGTCAACGAGGCCGGGGTCAAAATGCTGGGCTACGACAGCGTCGAGGAGGTCTTGGCCGAGCCCGACCTGGGCAAGGCGGCCTATTTCAAGCCGCAAGACCGCGCCGCCTTCATGGAAGCAATCGAGCGCGACGGCTACGTGCTCGACTATGAAGTGGCTTTCAAGCGCAAGGACGGCACGCCCATCGACGTGGCCATCACCAGCCAGGTGCGTGAGATCGACGGCAAGGTCGTCGGTTACGAGGGCATCATTAAGGACATCACCCGGCGCAAACGGGCCGAGGTGCGCGCCGCCCAGCAGCAGCGCATGCTCGAATCCATCCTCGAGGTGATGCCCGTGGCCGTGTTCGTGCTCGACCGTGATCACACCGTGCGCTATTGGAACCGCGCCTGCGAGGAGCTGACCGGCTGGAACAAGTCCGACATCCTCGAGACTGACCGCGTCTGGGAGGTCTTCCACCGACCGCGTGGCGTCTCGCTGGCCGATGTGATTTTGGACGGCGACAACGAACGCCTGCAAAAATTCTATAGCAAGGAGCGCCTGCGGCCTTCGCCCCTGGCCGAGGACGCCTGGGAGGCCGAGGCCCACTTCGGCAACCTGGGCGGCAAGGCCCGCGAGCTGTTTTTCACCGCCGCGCCGCTCAAGGACAGCGGCGGCCAGATCATCGGCGCGGTTGAGGCCATCGTCGACTCCAGCCAGATCAAAAAGCTCGAACGCCGCCTGGCCGAGAGCGAGGCGCTCTATCGCACGCTGGTGGAGAGCAACCGCGAGGGCATCTGCCTGCAAGACGATCAGCGCATCATTTTCGCCAACAGCTCATTCATGGAGATGTTCGGCCTTTCCGATGTAGGCGGGGTGCGCGGCGGCATTTTGGAGCTTTTGGACCCTGGCTGCAAAAAGGAATATCTGCAATGGATGCGCGCGGTGTGGTCGGAAGACGGCTGTGATCGTGTTTTCGAGGGCCAGGGCCTGCGCGACGGCCTGCCGTTCGACCTGGAGATCACCGTGGGGGCCACCGAGCACGGCAGCCGGCCGGCCTGGCTGTTCAACGTGCGCGACGTTACCTTCCGCAAGGCCATCGAGGAGCAGCTCATCCGCTCCGAGCGCCTGGCGGCCACGGGCAAGCTGGCCTTTGACGTGGCCCACGAGGTCAACAACCCCCTGGGCGGCATCCTGACCTACGCCCATCTGATGGCCGAGGACATGGGCGAGGCCAGCGAGCTTTACCCCATGGTCGAAAAGATCATCAAGCTGACCAACCGATGTAGGATCATCGTGCGCGGGCTGTTGGACTTCGCCCGCCGCGACGAGCCGCAAAAAGAGGCCATGGACATCAACCGTGTGCTCAAGGAGACCTTGTCGCTGATGGAAGGCCACATGATCCTGCGCAATGTGCAGGTGGTGGAGGATTTCGATCAGGGCCTGCCCTATTTTTACGGCCATCGCTCCAAGCTGGAGCAGGTGTTCCTGAACATGCTGGTCAACGCGGCCGAGGCCATGGAGGGCCGGGGCCGGCTGGACATCCGCACCATGGCCCACAACGGCGGGGCCATCGAGATCCAGTTCGCCGACAGCGGGCCGGGCATGGACGAAGAGGCCGTGGGCCGGGTTTTCGAGCCTTTTTACACCACCAAGGGTCGCGGCCGGGGCACGGGCCTGGGCCTTTCGATCAGCCACGGCATCATCAAGCAGCACGGCGGGACGATCGCCGTGGAGTCGGTCAAGGGCCTGGGCACGACTTTTCGCATCGTTTTGCCGCGCCAGGGCGACGAGGTGATCACCGAGCGCTGTTTCACGTGA
- a CDS encoding 16S rRNA (guanine(527)-N(7))-methyltransferase RsmG, with the protein MSNFSPLSLDDVRTAGQRLAGGPLPADFWPQCQTLLEELLRWNQSIRLVGHRAMGEAWLNLALDGLAMVPLLGPGRLLDIGAGAGFPGLVLALALPALTVTMIDGRAKKVSFQKHAARLLGLGSRVAPVVGRAGEGALAGQSFDFVSLRAVTDVAGSLALARPFCRPGGLILLPRAQADEAACLANGMAIHPYELPQLGRRLVATLRAPA; encoded by the coding sequence ATGAGCAATTTTTCGCCGCTCAGCCTTGACGACGTGCGCACCGCCGGTCAGCGCCTGGCCGGCGGCCCCTTGCCCGCCGACTTCTGGCCGCAATGCCAAACCCTGCTGGAAGAGCTGCTGCGCTGGAATCAAAGCATCCGCCTGGTGGGTCACCGCGCCATGGGCGAGGCCTGGTTGAATCTGGCGCTGGACGGCCTGGCCATGGTTCCCCTGCTGGGGCCGGGCCGCCTGCTGGATATCGGCGCGGGGGCCGGCTTTCCGGGGCTGGTTCTGGCCCTGGCCCTGCCCGCGCTGACGGTCACGATGATCGACGGCCGAGCCAAGAAGGTCAGCTTCCAGAAGCACGCCGCGCGCCTGCTGGGCCTGGGGTCTCGCGTCGCGCCGGTGGTCGGCCGAGCCGGCGAAGGGGCGCTTGCCGGCCAGAGCTTCGATTTCGTCAGCCTGCGCGCCGTGACCGACGTGGCCGGCTCGCTGGCCCTGGCCCGGCCCTTTTGCCGGCCTGGCGGGCTGATCCTTCTGCCCCGCGCCCAGGCCGACGAGGCCGCCTGCCTCGCCAACGGCATGGCCATCCATCCCTACGAACTGCCCCAGCTCGGCCGACGCCTGGTGGCCACCCTGCGCGCCCCGGCCTGA
- the mnmE gene encoding tRNA uridine-5-carboxymethylaminomethyl(34) synthesis GTPase MnmE has product MRPSIMAAQDTIVARATAAGAGGVAIVRLSGPRSWAVGRALLPWTARRPIIPRRMELGLVVDPASGEAVDQALAVFFRGPHSYTTEDSVEIHCHGGSACVWRVIGLAQAQGCRLAGPGEFTMRAMLGGRLDLTQAEAVGRLAAAQSDIEARLAMAMLAGGLGRALGPARQAIVAAAASVEAAIDFPDDAPELAGPAQATALEDGAARPLAALLAGTVGRAAYWEGAKVAICGRPNVGKSSLFNALLGRQRAIVSERPGATRDVVDEVLILGGVACRLADTAGLGPAADELDRLGQERATSFLADCDLALVLLDGSRPLTSADHAVLALCQDRPRLLVVNKADLPPAWQPSALGLGPTLAISATSGLGLNELARAVAEALCQGAAEPAPGEVVVNARQRAALGRGLAFVRRAVAELGRPEPRPELISLDLAGALAALGEVDGQGAPDEVIEAVFSTFCVGK; this is encoded by the coding sequence ATGCGCCCATCGATCATGGCCGCCCAAGACACCATCGTGGCCCGGGCCACGGCCGCCGGGGCCGGCGGCGTGGCCATCGTGCGCCTCAGCGGCCCGCGCAGTTGGGCGGTGGGCCGGGCCCTTTTGCCCTGGACGGCCCGGCGGCCGATCATCCCCCGGCGCATGGAGCTGGGCCTGGTGGTCGATCCGGCCAGCGGCGAGGCCGTCGACCAGGCCCTGGCCGTGTTTTTTCGTGGCCCCCATTCCTACACCACCGAGGACAGCGTGGAGATCCACTGTCACGGCGGCTCGGCCTGCGTCTGGCGGGTGATCGGCCTGGCCCAGGCCCAGGGCTGTCGCCTGGCCGGGCCGGGCGAGTTCACCATGCGGGCCATGCTGGGCGGACGGCTGGACCTGACCCAGGCCGAGGCCGTGGGCCGCCTGGCCGCCGCCCAGAGCGATATCGAGGCGCGGCTGGCCATGGCCATGCTGGCCGGCGGCCTGGGCCGGGCCCTTGGGCCGGCGCGCCAGGCCATCGTGGCCGCGGCGGCCTCGGTGGAGGCGGCCATAGACTTTCCCGACGACGCGCCCGAGCTGGCCGGGCCAGCCCAGGCCACGGCCCTGGAGGACGGCGCGGCGCGACCCCTCGCGGCGCTGTTGGCCGGGACCGTGGGCCGGGCGGCCTATTGGGAAGGGGCCAAGGTGGCCATCTGCGGCCGGCCCAACGTGGGCAAGTCCAGCCTGTTCAACGCCCTGCTGGGCCGCCAGCGGGCCATTGTCAGCGAGCGGCCCGGGGCCACCCGCGACGTGGTCGACGAGGTGTTGATTCTGGGCGGGGTGGCCTGCCGCCTGGCCGACACCGCCGGCCTGGGCCCGGCCGCCGACGAGCTCGATCGTCTGGGCCAGGAGCGCGCGACGAGTTTTCTGGCCGACTGCGACCTGGCCCTGGTGCTGCTGGACGGCTCGCGGCCGCTCACGTCGGCCGACCACGCGGTTTTGGCCCTTTGCCAGGACCGACCCCGGCTGCTTGTGGTCAACAAAGCCGATCTGCCGCCGGCCTGGCAGCCCTCCGCCCTGGGCCTGGGCCCCACGCTGGCCATCAGCGCCACCAGCGGCCTGGGCCTGAACGAGTTGGCCCGGGCCGTGGCCGAGGCGCTCTGCCAGGGCGCGGCCGAGCCCGCGCCGGGCGAAGTGGTGGTTAACGCCCGCCAGCGCGCGGCCCTGGGCCGTGGTCTGGCCTTTGTGCGCCGGGCCGTGGCCGAGCTGGGCCGGCCCGAGCCACGGCCCGAGTTGATCAGTCTGGACCTGGCCGGGGCCCTGGCCGCCCTGGGCGAGGTGGACGGCCAGGGCGCGCCCGACGAAGTGATCGAGGCGGTTTTCAGCACCTTCTGCGTGGGCAAGTGA
- the jag gene encoding RNA-binding cell elongation regulator Jag/EloR — translation MEFAEFTGKNTEDALLKAQQHFALPLDRLHVEVVHAGSGGLFGLFGAKKAVVRARPLPDSSGDELAEMMADLSGATRPAPASPGQTPAVAGEVVEALVDESELAVAETDGEGGGFFDDEDEAPAVEGRLEDESVAADARAVLARLIAPLDEKAVVGAQNTDQGIMLDISGDEAGVLIGRRGQTLEALQYLTTRIVSHKHGRPVRVHVDAGGYRRRRRQSLEELALRLADKARATGRPVSLGPICAPERRIVHMALRAEAGISTISRGRGELKKVVISPRR, via the coding sequence ATGGAATTTGCTGAATTTACAGGTAAAAATACCGAAGACGCCCTGCTGAAGGCCCAACAACACTTTGCCCTGCCCCTCGACCGGCTGCACGTGGAGGTGGTCCATGCCGGCTCCGGCGGCCTGTTCGGCCTGTTCGGGGCCAAAAAGGCCGTGGTGCGCGCGCGGCCCCTGCCCGACAGCTCGGGCGACGAGCTGGCCGAGATGATGGCCGACCTCTCGGGCGCGACCAGGCCCGCCCCCGCGTCGCCGGGCCAGACCCCGGCCGTGGCCGGCGAGGTGGTCGAGGCGCTCGTCGATGAGTCCGAACTGGCGGTGGCCGAGACCGATGGCGAAGGCGGCGGCTTTTTCGACGACGAGGACGAAGCGCCCGCCGTCGAGGGTCGGCTGGAAGACGAGTCCGTGGCCGCCGACGCCCGGGCCGTCCTGGCCCGCCTGATCGCCCCGCTGGACGAAAAGGCCGTGGTCGGCGCGCAAAACACCGACCAGGGCATCATGTTGGATATCAGCGGCGACGAGGCCGGCGTGCTCATCGGCCGCCGGGGCCAGACCCTGGAGGCCCTGCAATACCTGACCACGCGCATTGTCAGCCACAAGCACGGCCGGCCCGTGCGCGTGCATGTCGACGCCGGCGGTTATCGTCGCCGCCGCCGGCAGTCGCTGGAAGAGCTGGCCCTGCGCCTGGCCGACAAGGCCCGGGCCACCGGCCGGCCCGTGTCGTTGGGGCCCATCTGCGCGCCCGAGCGGCGCATCGTGCACATGGCCCTGCGCGCCGAGGCGGGCATCAGCACCATTTCGCGGGGCCGTGGCGAACTGAAAAAAGTGGTCATCAGCCCCCGCCGCTGA
- the yidC gene encoding membrane protein insertase YidC — MDSDAKRVVLALVISVAVLFAWTTFVMPPEPKQAPAPTATPAQTAQATAAAPAPAAMPAPAPAPQVMPAYQDVVVETPLMRATFSTKGGALRKVVLKDYFAKPGQQGGEMVLLDLADSEPYALGLALVKLDPHLAQRPFQASAQRLEVTAAGQSLSFSAESAGVRVVKTYTFRPDSHAFQLSVSLQNKNAGRIELTPELILAEYVSKMHANSYAFTGSQVVAGGSLEELDHGDLEDSPVVAGPIDCLTLSIPYFMGAVAPESWPAVAQGKPSARGWADAKLMTATLVSPLLPMDAGQSLDLKFLVYYGPKELHVLEPLGHSLAMAVDFGWFDVIAKPMLAGLNFFHDYVNNYGVAIIIITVLIKLLFWPLQNKSYESMKKMQKLQPQIAKIREKYKDDKQEMNQQVMQLYKTYKVNPLGGCLPMLAQVPVFIAFYKVLGSSIELRHAPFWLWINDLSAPDRLPIGFEIPFVGDGIPVLTLLMGASMFITQKMSPATGDPTQQKMMMLMPVIFTVMFINFPSGLVLYWFVQNLLGIGQQWLVNRRKD, encoded by the coding sequence ATGGACTCCGACGCCAAACGCGTAGTGTTGGCCCTGGTCATCAGCGTGGCCGTGCTGTTCGCCTGGACCACTTTCGTCATGCCACCCGAGCCCAAGCAAGCCCCCGCGCCCACGGCCACCCCCGCCCAGACCGCCCAAGCCACGGCCGCCGCGCCGGCCCCGGCGGCCATGCCCGCGCCGGCCCCCGCGCCCCAGGTCATGCCGGCCTATCAAGACGTTGTCGTCGAAACTCCGTTGATGCGCGCCACTTTCTCGACCAAGGGCGGGGCCCTGCGCAAGGTGGTGCTCAAGGACTATTTCGCCAAACCCGGCCAACAGGGCGGTGAGATGGTCCTGTTGGATCTGGCCGATAGCGAGCCCTACGCCCTGGGCCTGGCCCTGGTCAAGCTCGATCCCCATCTGGCCCAACGACCCTTCCAGGCCAGCGCCCAGCGCCTGGAGGTCACCGCCGCCGGCCAAAGTCTCAGCTTCAGCGCCGAAAGCGCCGGCGTGCGGGTCGTCAAGACCTACACCTTCCGGCCCGACTCCCACGCCTTTCAGCTCAGCGTCAGCCTGCAAAACAAAAACGCCGGCCGCATCGAGCTGACCCCGGAGCTGATCCTGGCCGAGTACGTCTCCAAGATGCACGCCAACTCCTACGCCTTCACCGGCTCGCAGGTGGTGGCCGGCGGCAGCCTGGAGGAACTGGACCACGGCGACCTGGAAGACTCGCCGGTGGTGGCCGGGCCCATCGACTGCCTGACGCTGAGCATCCCCTACTTCATGGGCGCGGTGGCTCCCGAGTCCTGGCCGGCCGTGGCCCAGGGCAAGCCTTCCGCGCGCGGCTGGGCCGACGCCAAGCTGATGACCGCCACCCTGGTCAGCCCGCTTTTGCCCATGGACGCCGGCCAGAGCCTGGACCTCAAGTTTCTGGTCTACTACGGCCCCAAGGAGCTGCATGTCCTGGAGCCCCTGGGACACTCGCTGGCCATGGCCGTGGACTTCGGCTGGTTCGACGTCATCGCCAAGCCCATGCTGGCCGGCCTCAATTTCTTCCACGATTACGTCAACAACTACGGCGTGGCCATCATCATCATCACCGTGCTGATCAAGCTGCTGTTCTGGCCGCTGCAGAACAAGAGCTACGAGTCGATGAAGAAGATGCAGAAGCTTCAGCCGCAGATAGCCAAGATCCGCGAGAAGTACAAAGACGACAAGCAAGAGATGAACCAGCAGGTCATGCAGCTCTACAAGACCTACAAGGTCAACCCCCTGGGCGGCTGCCTGCCCATGCTGGCCCAGGTTCCGGTGTTTATCGCCTTCTACAAGGTGCTGGGCTCCTCCATCGAGCTGCGCCACGCGCCGTTCTGGCTGTGGATCAACGACCTTTCGGCCCCGGACCGCCTGCCCATCGGTTTCGAGATTCCTTTTGTCGGCGATGGCATACCGGTGTTGACCCTCTTGATGGGCGCGTCGATGTTCATCACCCAAAAGATGAGCCCCGCCACCGGCGACCCGACCCAGCAGAAGATGATGATGCTCATGCCGGTCATCTTCACGGTGATGTTCATCAACTTCCCCTCGGGCCTGGTTTTGTACTGGTTCGTGCAGAACCTTCTGGGCATCGGGCAGCAGTGGCTGGTCAACCGCCGCAAGGATTAA
- the yidD gene encoding membrane protein insertion efficiency factor YidD — protein MGWAAGLAWLLVRAYQLTLSPLLGRQCRFLPTCSDYALDALRKYGFWRGCAKAAIRLAKCHPFHPGGYDPA, from the coding sequence ATGGGCTGGGCCGCCGGCCTGGCCTGGCTGCTGGTGCGGGCCTATCAGCTCACGCTCAGCCCGCTGTTGGGCCGCCAGTGCCGCTTTTTGCCCACCTGCTCCGACTACGCCCTCGACGCCCTGCGAAAATACGGCTTCTGGCGCGGCTGCGCCAAGGCCGCCATCCGGCTGGCCAAGTGTCACCCATTCCATCCCGGCGGTTACGATCCGGCCTAG
- the rnpA gene encoding ribonuclease P protein component, with protein sequence MISQGQSFPKRARLRSRGQFLQMRNGARRHRCDHFLVVWKAGPPGPARLGLTVSRKVAGAVGRNRVKRLAREVFRRSGELLPPAVDVLVIVQRGADRQDFSSVWRQLREAFGKISAGSAAGCRP encoded by the coding sequence ATGATTTCGCAGGGGCAGTCTTTCCCCAAACGGGCGCGCCTTCGCTCGCGGGGCCAGTTTCTTCAGATGAGGAACGGGGCCCGCAGGCACAGGTGCGACCATTTTTTGGTGGTGTGGAAAGCGGGCCCGCCGGGGCCGGCCAGGCTGGGGCTGACCGTCAGCCGCAAGGTGGCCGGAGCGGTTGGGCGCAACCGGGTCAAGCGCCTGGCGCGGGAGGTTTTCCGGCGCTCGGGCGAGCTGCTGCCGCCGGCGGTGGACGTGCTGGTCATCGTCCAGCGTGGCGCCGATCGGCAGGATTTTTCGTCCGTCTGGCGGCAACTACGCGAGGCTTTTGGCAAAATCAGCGCCGGCTCGGCCGCTGGCTGCCGCCCCTAG